The proteins below come from a single Triticum aestivum cultivar Chinese Spring chromosome 5D, IWGSC CS RefSeq v2.1, whole genome shotgun sequence genomic window:
- the LOC123121777 gene encoding cyclin-D4-1, which yields MAPSFDMAASILLCAEDSSSVFGFGDGEEVEEAKGARAGGSPYCGELAVEFPLPSEECVARWVATEAEHLPREDYAERLRAGGVDLRVGGVDLRVRVDAVDWIWKVHTYYGFGPVTACLALNYMDRFLSLYQIPEGKAWMTQLLSVACLSLAAKMDETSVPHSIDLQAGDARYVFEAKTIQRMELLVLSTLKWRMQAVTPFSYLDYFLHQLSGGNAPSRQAVREATELILCISRGTSCLEFRPSEIAATVAAAVAGEEHTAHKPACCTHVDKERVLSCHEAMIRTTGATVPPPKTAGLMGSAYSPAMSAPRSPTGVLDLDAGYLSCPSNGTSTTTTTMASSPPASSGFDGSPVSSKRRKISR from the exons ATGGCCCCGAGCTTCGATATGGCCGCCTCCATCCTGCTCTGCGCCGAGGACAGCAGCAGCGTCTTCGGCTtcggcgacggcgaggaggtggaggaggcgaaGGGAGCGAGGGCGGGCGGGTCGCCGTACTGCGGCGAGCTGGCCGTGGAGTTCCCGCTGCCGTCCGAGGAATGCGTGGCCCGCTGGGTGGCGACGGAGGCGGAGCACCTGCCGAGGGAGGACTACGCGGAGCGGCTCCGCGCCGGGGGCGTGGATCTCCGCGTCGGGGGCGTGGATCTCCGCGTGCGGGTGGACGCCGTCGACTGGATATGGAAG GTTCACACGTACTACGGCTTCGGCCCTGTGACTGCGTGCTTGGCCCTCAACTACATGGACCGCTTCCTCTCGCTCTACCAGATACCG GAGGGCAAGGCTTGGATGACGCAGCTGCTATCGGTGGCGTGCCTGTCTCTTGCTGCCAAGATGGACGAAACTTCCGTGCCTCACTCCATCGACCTGCAG GCCGGGGACGCGCGGTACGTGTTCGAGGCGAAGACGATCCAGAGGATGGAGCTGCTGGTCCTGAGCACGCTCAAATGGCGGATGCAGGCCGTCACCCCCTTCTCCTACCTCGACTACTTCCTCCACCAGCTGAGCGGCGGCAATGCGCCGTCGAGGCAGGCCGTCCGGGAGGCCACGGAGCTCATCCTCTGCATATCCAGag GGACGAGCTGCCTGGAGTTCCGGCCCTCGGAGATCGCCGCGACAGTGGCCGCCGCCGTGGCCGGGGAAGAACACACCGCCCACAAGCCGGCCTGCTGCACCCACGTAGATAAG GAGCGGGTGCTGAGTTGCCATGAAGCGATGATCCGGACCACCGGCGCCACCGTGCCGCCACCTAAAACCGCAGGCTTGATGGGCAGCGCCTACTCTCCCGCCATGTCTGCGCCTCGGAGCCCCACCGGGGTGCTCGACCTGGACGCCGGCTACCTCAGCTGCCCAAGCAACGGCACCAGCACGACGacgaccaccatggcatcgtcgcCGCCCGCGAGCTCTGGCTTCGACGGCTCCCCGGTCAGCAGCAAGAGGAGGAAGATCAGCAGATGA